Proteins from a genomic interval of Desulfurobacterium sp. TC5-1:
- a CDS encoding cytochrome c3 family protein — protein MKKTLLFFVFLVLYGNTAQGAPAHFKHVTGKNGKDTFTLQEKPEEVNFKFIHIHSFGNGKGSCSYCHTSQNPSRKDVEKINGELVCIKCHQDVYKRISSHLYHHKNVNNCVLCHDPHQSDNIAMLRGNGIIVCLRCHAKNSKGYCVHPQGDKHLDPRNGQPITCITCHYTMGTDYKYLLKKNGESALCYQCHSPKRYK, from the coding sequence ATGAAAAAAACATTGTTGTTCTTCGTTTTTTTAGTTTTATATGGGAATACCGCTCAGGGCGCGCCGGCGCATTTTAAACATGTGACAGGCAAAAACGGTAAGGATACCTTCACACTTCAGGAAAAACCAGAGGAAGTTAACTTTAAGTTTATACATATTCACAGTTTCGGTAATGGTAAAGGTTCATGTTCATACTGTCACACTTCCCAAAATCCTTCCCGTAAAGATGTAGAAAAAATTAACGGTGAGCTCGTTTGTATCAAATGTCACCAGGATGTATATAAAAGAATCTCTTCTCATCTATATCACCATAAAAACGTAAATAACTGCGTGCTGTGTCACGATCCACACCAAAGTGATAATATAGCAATGCTAAGAGGTAATGGAATAATAGTATGTTTAAGGTGCCATGCCAAAAACAGTAAAGGGTACTGTGTCCATCCTCAGGGTGACAAACACTTAGACCCGAGAAACGGACAGCCAATTACGTGTATTACCTGCCATTACACAATGGGAACAGATTACAAGTACTTGCTGAAAAAGAACGGTGAATCGGCACTGTGTTATCAGTGCCACTCACCGAAAAGGTACAAGTAA
- a CDS encoding peptidylprolyl isomerase, with protein MFRRVIIAVITLLSISSTAFSKIPQNEWLVKIGNKTYTVKDFQNWWENWKVDGSKFPENPTPFIDWMLLFENGTELGLYKLPSYQKKIRQFVKVRSLLLLEGDTLAPAKKVSDKEVMNYYKKNYIPKFKLDIYFFQTKRKAAKAKKLIERGITGEKLAKALEIKNKMHFERKTDWMRPFEIRNTAQRELILKARKGEVIGPVNDGKVWLIIVVSDKTDKENNISEVLKSAKDKLIKIKEAEATEQLLKELRKKYPVWVNEKLLREIDPQNVPEKMKKEILLKVGNYALTVGGFVKFLKQEIEWEKHSRFGKVNLEIAKRRVVDSIINQTLVGLEALNRHYEKKEPLKSMFEFYCQNRIIKELENRVLKPKVKISDSEIRNYYMRHKSEYRLPDKIKIRFLQTSDGRLARKLYKELQAGKNFKDLTKEIMGYDNVVEIPYSHLLPESREVIDKLKIGEVSKPFKIKNTYFMVEVLKLQKNRYKPISEVKEEIKRKLFEDKFKAIKQEYIKQLYMNLLSKGKEVKVNWDVWNSIVNGHKKQEQYNGIYAFYLFLLSLVIISGIAYYKNMERIR; from the coding sequence ATGTTTAGAAGAGTAATAATCGCTGTTATCACGTTACTATCAATCAGCTCCACAGCCTTTTCTAAAATACCTCAAAACGAATGGCTGGTAAAAATAGGTAATAAAACATACACAGTTAAAGATTTCCAGAACTGGTGGGAAAACTGGAAAGTTGACGGTTCAAAGTTTCCTGAAAATCCCACACCGTTTATAGACTGGATGCTTCTATTTGAAAACGGAACGGAACTTGGGCTGTATAAACTTCCAAGCTATCAAAAAAAGATAAGACAGTTTGTCAAAGTCCGCTCGCTCCTTTTACTTGAAGGAGACACCCTTGCACCTGCGAAAAAAGTATCAGATAAAGAGGTGATGAATTATTACAAAAAAAACTACATACCAAAGTTTAAGCTTGATATCTACTTTTTCCAAACAAAAAGGAAAGCAGCTAAAGCGAAAAAACTCATAGAAAGGGGAATAACAGGCGAGAAACTCGCAAAAGCCCTTGAAATCAAAAATAAAATGCACTTTGAAAGGAAAACCGATTGGATGCGGCCATTTGAGATAAGGAACACAGCGCAAAGAGAATTGATTTTAAAAGCAAGAAAAGGCGAAGTTATTGGCCCTGTTAATGATGGAAAAGTGTGGCTGATAATAGTGGTTTCTGATAAAACGGACAAAGAAAATAACATCAGCGAAGTGCTTAAAAGTGCAAAAGATAAATTAATCAAAATAAAGGAAGCAGAAGCGACGGAACAACTTTTAAAAGAGTTGAGAAAGAAATATCCTGTGTGGGTAAACGAAAAGCTTCTCAGAGAAATAGACCCTCAAAATGTTCCTGAAAAGATGAAAAAAGAAATACTTTTAAAAGTCGGCAACTACGCACTAACCGTGGGCGGCTTTGTAAAATTTCTCAAGCAGGAAATTGAATGGGAAAAACATTCTCGATTTGGAAAAGTCAATTTAGAAATTGCCAAAAGGAGAGTGGTTGATTCCATAATTAATCAAACACTCGTGGGGTTGGAAGCTTTAAATAGACACTATGAGAAGAAAGAACCTCTAAAATCCATGTTTGAATTCTATTGTCAAAACAGAATAATAAAGGAGCTTGAAAATCGTGTGCTGAAACCAAAGGTCAAAATTTCAGATTCTGAAATCAGGAATTATTACATGAGACATAAGTCCGAATACCGTCTCCCTGACAAAATTAAAATAAGATTCTTGCAGACCAGCGACGGAAGACTGGCAAGGAAACTGTACAAAGAACTGCAAGCTGGAAAAAATTTCAAAGACTTAACTAAGGAAATTATGGGATACGATAATGTAGTTGAGATTCCTTATTCACACCTCCTTCCGGAGTCCAGGGAGGTTATAGATAAACTCAAAATAGGCGAAGTTTCAAAACCGTTTAAAATAAAGAACACATATTTCATGGTGGAGGTATTAAAACTTCAAAAAAATCGTTATAAACCCATTTCAGAAGTAAAAGAAGAAATCAAAAGGAAACTATTTGAAGATAAATTTAAAGCAATTAAGCAGGAATACATAAAACAACTTTATATGAATCTACTATCTAAGGGAAAAGAAGTAAAAGTGAACTGGGATGTCTGGAATTCTATTGTGAACGGTCATAAAAAACAGGAGCAGTACAATGGAATTTACGCATTCTATCTATTTCTGCTTTCACTTGTCATCATCAGCGGGATTGCATATTATAAAAATATGGAGCGTATAAGATGA